The following coding sequences lie in one Streptomyces sp. NBC_00510 genomic window:
- a CDS encoding 1,4-alpha-glucan branching protein: MSLIHHTTLTPTKLELLTQWLPRQPWYAGTGRAPELVKAGGFRLDDPLGEVGVEFMVVTDQDGAAYHVPMAYRGAPLAGAENALIGTTEHGVLGKRWIYDGAHDPVVVAQLTALVRGEAEAQAQSLSDTPDPTVARHYAGPVDAAVSGAGSVTDGPEATTDVTLDAGPAGRLVLRVTRALRPGAVDGTAGGALGHVDARWQQPDGTEARAVFAALRKAAAG, from the coding sequence ATGTCGCTCATCCACCACACGACGCTGACGCCGACCAAGCTGGAGCTGCTCACGCAGTGGCTCCCCCGGCAGCCCTGGTACGCGGGCACGGGACGGGCGCCGGAGCTCGTGAAGGCGGGCGGTTTCCGCCTGGACGACCCCCTGGGCGAGGTCGGGGTGGAGTTCATGGTGGTCACCGACCAGGACGGCGCCGCGTACCACGTGCCCATGGCCTACCGCGGCGCGCCGCTGGCCGGCGCCGAGAACGCGCTCATCGGCACCACGGAGCACGGGGTACTGGGCAAGCGCTGGATCTACGACGGCGCGCACGACCCGGTCGTGGTGGCCCAGTTGACCGCCCTGGTACGAGGTGAGGCCGAGGCGCAGGCCCAGAGCCTCAGCGACACGCCCGACCCGACTGTCGCCCGCCACTACGCCGGCCCGGTGGACGCCGCCGTGTCCGGCGCCGGATCCGTGACCGACGGCCCGGAGGCCACGACCGACGTCACCCTCGACGCGGGCCCGGCCGGGCGCCTGGTCCTCCGCGTGACGCGGGCGCTGCGCCCCGGCGCTGTCGACGGCACCGCGGGCGGCGCGCTCGGTCACGTCGACGCCCGCTGGCAGCAGCCGGACGGCACCGAGGCCCGAGCGGTCTTCGCCGCCCTCAGGAAGGCCGCCGCCGGCTGA
- a CDS encoding ribbon-helix-helix domain-containing protein gives MAKQKVTITLDEDTVAAVDKLAGGPGGNRSAFIEAAVTERLQRTERALRAVDWLAARARQDHPGEWEAALEAVASADARRGFETAPPADPGQAA, from the coding sequence ATGGCGAAGCAGAAGGTCACCATCACCCTCGACGAGGACACCGTCGCCGCGGTCGACAAGCTGGCCGGTGGCCCCGGCGGCAACCGGTCCGCGTTCATCGAGGCGGCCGTCACCGAACGGCTCCAGCGCACCGAACGCGCCCTGCGCGCCGTCGACTGGCTCGCCGCACGGGCCCGCCAGGACCACCCCGGCGAGTGGGAGGCCGCCCTCGAGGCCGTCGCCTCCGCCGACGCGCGGCGCGGCTTCGAGACCGCTCCTCCCGCGGACCCGGGTCAGGCGGCGTGA
- a CDS encoding SPW repeat protein — protein sequence MASTRPSIEQHPDLLALRAEYERTTATNRGQAIEAMGLVTGTYLAASPWIVGFNGLSTIAVGNLIAGIAYAMLMGGVGRAFERTHSMAWAAAIIGLWTIISPWCIAGNVSTTRTIVNNVVVGVIALALALAASSMRPGTGRGKSSDMRGPTGGSRI from the coding sequence ATGGCCTCTACGCGACCGAGTATCGAGCAGCACCCCGACCTGCTGGCGCTGCGCGCGGAGTACGAACGGACGACCGCCACCAACCGGGGCCAGGCGATCGAGGCCATGGGCCTGGTGACCGGCACCTACCTGGCGGCGTCCCCCTGGATCGTGGGCTTCAACGGCCTGTCGACGATAGCCGTCGGCAACCTGATAGCCGGCATCGCGTACGCCATGCTCATGGGCGGCGTGGGCAGGGCGTTCGAGCGCACGCACTCCATGGCGTGGGCCGCCGCCATCATCGGCCTGTGGACGATCATCTCGCCGTGGTGCATCGCGGGGAACGTCAGCACGACGCGCACGATCGTCAACAACGTGGTGGTCGGCGTCATCGCTCTGGCGCTCGCGCTGGCGGCGTCCTCGATGCGGCCGGGCACGGGCCGGGGGAAGTCCTCGGACATGAGGGGCCCCACCGGAGGCTCACGCATCTGA
- a CDS encoding cytochrome P450: protein MSQQPVTLPFTDPAFVADPFPLYQELRQEGPVRRAVIQGELEAWLVTRYEDGLAALTDPRLSSDVRDAADPRLMARLPTTERESMIRTMLRADPPDHTRLRRLVSKAFTARRVAELEPRVQAVTDELLDAIVPAGRADLVEDFALPLPVTVISELLGVPVSDRYDFQRWTDDMVLQGPRPPDPAKIEAAWKQMHGYLTALLDAKRAHPGDDLLSALIATHDDEQRLDRHELIAMAFLLLVAGYITTVNLIGNGIAALLTHPDQLRMLREDPGLLPGAIEEFLRYDGPVNPGIARFAREDLTIAGVAIPRGATVVVASAIADRDPARFGDPDRLDITREDNAHLAFGHGIHYCLGAPLARLEGRIAIGTALRRLPGLALAVPPGELRWRPRVLRGPSRLPVTFGSTDS from the coding sequence ATGAGCCAGCAGCCGGTCACCCTGCCCTTCACCGATCCGGCCTTCGTCGCCGATCCCTTCCCCCTCTACCAGGAGCTACGCCAGGAGGGCCCGGTGCGCCGCGCGGTCATCCAGGGCGAGCTGGAGGCCTGGCTGGTCACCCGGTACGAGGACGGCCTGGCGGCCCTGACCGATCCACGGCTGAGCAGCGACGTCCGCGACGCCGCGGACCCGCGGCTCATGGCGCGGCTGCCCACCACCGAGCGCGAGTCGATGATCCGCACGATGCTGCGCGCCGACCCGCCCGACCACACCCGGCTGCGCCGGCTGGTCTCCAAGGCGTTCACCGCCCGCCGGGTGGCCGAGCTGGAGCCGCGGGTCCAGGCCGTCACCGACGAGCTCCTCGACGCGATCGTCCCGGCCGGGCGCGCCGACCTGGTCGAGGACTTCGCGCTGCCGCTGCCGGTCACGGTCATCAGCGAACTGCTCGGCGTGCCCGTCTCCGACCGCTACGACTTCCAGCGGTGGACCGACGACATGGTCCTCCAGGGCCCCCGGCCGCCGGACCCGGCCAAGATCGAGGCGGCCTGGAAGCAGATGCACGGCTACCTCACGGCCCTGCTGGACGCCAAGCGGGCGCACCCCGGGGACGACCTGCTGAGCGCGCTGATCGCCACCCACGACGACGAGCAGCGGCTGGACCGGCACGAACTGATCGCGATGGCCTTCCTGCTCCTGGTCGCCGGGTACATCACCACCGTCAACCTCATCGGCAACGGCATCGCGGCGCTGCTCACCCACCCGGACCAGCTGCGCATGCTGCGCGAGGACCCTGGGCTGCTGCCCGGCGCGATCGAGGAGTTCCTGCGGTACGACGGGCCGGTCAACCCCGGCATCGCGCGCTTCGCCCGCGAGGACCTGACCATCGCGGGGGTGGCGATCCCGCGGGGCGCGACGGTGGTGGTCGCCTCCGCCATCGCCGACCGCGACCCGGCGCGGTTCGGCGACCCGGACCGCCTGGACATCACCCGGGAGGACAACGCCCACCTCGCCTTCGGGCACGGCATCCACTACTGCCTGGGGGCGCCGCTGGCCCGGCTGGAGGGCAGGATCGCCATCGGCACCGCCCTGCGCCGGCTGCCCGGACTCGCGCTGGCCGTTCCGCCCGGGGAGCTGCGCTGGCGGCCGCGGGTGCTGCGCGGCCCCTCGCGGTTGCCCGTCACCTTCGGTTCCACCGACAGCTGA
- a CDS encoding FAD-dependent oxidoreductase — protein sequence MERTTCCVVGGGPAGMVLALLLARAGVEVTVLEKHGDFLRDFRGDTVHPSTLALLDELGLAERFAALPQRRVTTVQLPIGPGRSLVTVSDVGTLRGPYNYVAMVPQWDLLALLADEARREPTFTLRMGTEATSFLEERGRITGVRYRTADGGGGELRATLTVACDGRGSLARSRPELGLREFGCPMDAWWFRVPRHPGDPQGLVAGVGDRFLTAMIDRGEYWQCAALIPKGSDADRRAAGLDRFLAAYSAAVPWLGDRVRAVRSWDEVKLLDVRCDRLERWHRPGLLCIGDAAHAMSPVFGIGINLAVEDAVATARHLVEPLRRGSVGLRDVRGVQLRRWPTTAATQALQRLAHRRFVAPVLAGRSPLGDADRAGRLAGLLNSTPWLKRVPAYFIGYGALRERPPAASVR from the coding sequence ATGGAACGGACCACCTGCTGCGTGGTGGGCGGCGGCCCGGCGGGCATGGTGCTCGCCCTGCTGCTGGCCAGGGCGGGGGTGGAGGTCACCGTCCTGGAGAAGCACGGCGACTTCCTGCGCGACTTCCGCGGCGACACCGTGCACCCCTCGACCCTCGCCCTGCTGGACGAACTCGGCCTCGCCGAGCGCTTCGCCGCCCTGCCGCAACGCCGCGTCACCACCGTCCAGTTGCCGATCGGCCCCGGGCGGTCCCTGGTCACCGTCTCGGACGTCGGCACGCTGCGGGGCCCGTACAACTACGTGGCGATGGTGCCGCAGTGGGACCTGCTCGCCCTCCTCGCGGACGAGGCCCGCCGCGAGCCGACGTTCACCCTGCGCATGGGCACCGAGGCGACCTCCTTCCTCGAGGAGCGCGGCCGGATCACCGGCGTGCGGTACCGCACCGCGGACGGCGGCGGCGGCGAACTGCGGGCCACCCTGACCGTGGCCTGCGACGGCCGCGGGTCACTGGCAAGGTCGCGGCCGGAACTGGGCCTGCGGGAATTCGGCTGTCCGATGGACGCGTGGTGGTTCCGGGTGCCGCGGCACCCGGGCGACCCGCAGGGGCTGGTGGCGGGAGTCGGCGACCGCTTCCTCACCGCGATGATCGACCGGGGGGAGTACTGGCAGTGCGCCGCGCTGATCCCCAAGGGCAGCGACGCCGACCGCCGTGCCGCGGGCCTCGACCGTTTCCTCGCCGCGTACTCGGCCGCGGTGCCGTGGCTGGGCGACCGCGTGCGCGCGGTGCGCTCCTGGGACGAGGTGAAGCTCCTCGACGTGCGCTGCGACCGGCTGGAGCGCTGGCACCGCCCGGGGCTGCTGTGCATCGGCGACGCCGCCCACGCGATGTCGCCGGTCTTCGGGATCGGCATCAACCTCGCCGTCGAGGACGCCGTCGCCACCGCGCGCCATCTCGTGGAGCCGCTGCGCCGCGGCAGCGTCGGGCTGCGGGACGTCCGCGGCGTACAGCTCCGCCGGTGGCCGACCACGGCCGCCACGCAGGCCCTGCAGCGCCTGGCCCACCGCCGCTTCGTCGCCCCGGTGCTGGCCGGACGCTCACCGCTCGGCGACGCCGACCGCGCGGGGCGGCTCGCCGGCCTGCTCAACTCCACACCCTGGCTCAAGCGGGTGCCGGCGTACTTCATCGGCTACGGCGCCCTGCGCGAGCGCCCGCCGGCGGCGTCGGTGCGGTAG
- a CDS encoding alpha/beta fold hydrolase: MPRAKSNGIELEYDTFGGAGDPALLLVMGLGAQMTLWRPEFCSALADRGFFVVRYDNRDAGLSTGLDEHPVPDIGAVLSGDPSSVPYLLGDMADDAVGLLDALDIPAAHVVGASMGGMIAQQLTIDHPDRVLSLCSIMSTTGDRSVGRASAEAIAAMPGSNGVPLTREAVIDEGVHRSAVIGSPAYPPAPRELRERMTAAYDRAYRPEGYVRQYAAILASPDRTPGLRSVAVPTVVVHGEQDPLIDHSGGRATAAAVPGSELLLIPGMGHDLPEQVWPAVVDAIARNAARATA, encoded by the coding sequence ATGCCGCGCGCGAAGTCCAACGGTATAGAGCTCGAGTACGACACATTCGGCGGCGCCGGCGATCCGGCGCTGCTGCTCGTCATGGGCCTCGGTGCGCAAATGACCCTGTGGCGGCCGGAGTTCTGCTCCGCGCTCGCGGACCGCGGCTTCTTCGTCGTGCGCTACGACAACCGCGACGCGGGCCTGTCGACCGGTCTCGACGAGCACCCCGTCCCGGACATCGGCGCCGTACTGTCGGGCGACCCCTCCAGCGTCCCCTATCTGCTGGGCGACATGGCGGACGACGCCGTGGGGCTGCTGGACGCGCTGGACATCCCGGCCGCGCACGTCGTCGGCGCCTCGATGGGCGGCATGATCGCCCAGCAGCTGACGATCGACCACCCCGACCGGGTGCTGTCGCTGTGCTCGATCATGTCCACCACCGGTGACCGGTCGGTCGGCCGCGCCTCGGCGGAGGCCATCGCCGCGATGCCCGGCTCGAACGGCGTCCCCCTGACGCGCGAGGCCGTCATCGACGAGGGGGTGCACAGGTCGGCCGTGATCGGCTCCCCCGCCTACCCGCCGGCTCCGCGGGAGCTGCGCGAGCGCATGACCGCCGCCTACGACCGCGCGTACCGCCCGGAGGGCTACGTGCGCCAGTACGCCGCGATCCTCGCCTCTCCGGACCGCACGCCGGGCCTGCGGTCGGTGGCGGTACCGACGGTGGTCGTGCACGGCGAGCAGGACCCCCTGATCGACCACAGCGGCGGGCGGGCGACGGCGGCCGCGGTCCCCGGCAGCGAACTGCTGCTGATCCCGGGCATGGGCCACGACCTGCCGGAGCAGGTGTGGCCGGCGGTCGTCGACGCGATCGCCCGCAACGCCGCCAGGGCCACCGCCTGA
- a CDS encoding TetR/AcrR family transcriptional regulator, whose translation MSGDDRTGSAKDDKGADRGAGSRVGGRPRDPAIEEAIIRATRKRLVADGYAQMTIGDIVADAGVTRPTLYRRWANKYDLVVDALRYGLRAQREAYPDVDMDALTAVEAFREAVRRLDPRYHNKGAMALHGNFMAEVERAPGLLEQLREHGVGPRCDELVQTLRRLRERGEVREDVDLDTVVTLCFGSYFADYLRTGGSGADIPDRLVATVWPAIAVRPAGSA comes from the coding sequence ATGAGCGGCGACGACCGCACCGGAAGCGCCAAGGACGACAAGGGGGCCGACCGCGGCGCCGGCTCGCGGGTCGGTGGCCGGCCGCGGGACCCGGCGATCGAGGAGGCGATCATCCGGGCGACGCGCAAGCGGCTGGTCGCCGACGGGTACGCGCAGATGACCATCGGGGACATCGTCGCCGACGCCGGGGTCACGCGGCCCACGCTGTACCGGCGTTGGGCGAACAAGTACGACCTGGTCGTCGACGCCCTCCGGTACGGACTCCGCGCCCAGCGCGAGGCGTACCCGGACGTCGACATGGACGCGCTGACCGCGGTCGAGGCCTTCCGTGAGGCCGTGCGCCGCCTCGATCCGCGGTACCACAACAAGGGCGCGATGGCCCTGCACGGCAACTTCATGGCGGAGGTCGAACGCGCGCCCGGCCTGCTGGAGCAGCTGCGCGAGCACGGAGTGGGGCCCCGGTGCGACGAGTTGGTGCAGACCCTGCGGCGGCTCCGCGAGCGCGGCGAGGTCCGTGAGGACGTCGACCTCGACACCGTCGTGACCCTCTGCTTCGGCAGCTACTTCGCGGACTACCTGCGTACCGGTGGTTCCGGTGCGGACATCCCGGACCGCCTCGTCGCCACCGTCTGGCCCGCCATCGCGGTGCGCCCCGCCGGCTCCGCCTGA
- a CDS encoding nitroreductase family protein: MDVYEALYTTRIMRRMKPDPIPMESQCRILDAAIRAPNGGNTQRWHFLAVDDPGLKARLAELYASCRQREYADIEAGRLGTAPHEDPARRAQSLGRIKSSGDHFVEHFAEIPLLVFVFAVDDHGGANIYPAIWSSLLAARAEGIGSVLTTVLRYEADTVCDLLGVPTADGWRMIAMLAFGYPLGRWGVAANRRPVHEVSSRNRWGASFGARVPEPLWPPDADGARIEPDGPAS, translated from the coding sequence GTGGACGTCTACGAAGCGCTCTACACGACCCGGATCATGCGGCGCATGAAGCCGGATCCCATCCCGATGGAGAGCCAGTGCCGGATCCTGGACGCCGCGATCCGGGCGCCCAACGGCGGCAACACGCAACGCTGGCACTTCCTCGCCGTCGACGACCCCGGGCTCAAGGCGCGGCTCGCCGAGCTCTACGCGTCCTGCCGGCAGCGGGAGTACGCCGACATCGAGGCCGGCAGGCTCGGTACGGCACCGCACGAGGACCCCGCACGGCGGGCGCAGTCCCTGGGGCGCATCAAGAGCTCCGGGGACCACTTCGTCGAGCACTTCGCCGAGATCCCCCTGCTGGTCTTCGTCTTCGCGGTGGACGACCACGGCGGCGCGAACATCTACCCGGCCATCTGGAGTTCGCTGCTGGCCGCGCGGGCCGAGGGCATCGGCAGTGTGCTGACCACGGTCCTGCGCTACGAGGCCGACACCGTCTGCGACCTGCTGGGCGTGCCCACCGCGGACGGCTGGCGGATGATCGCGATGCTGGCGTTCGGGTATCCACTGGGCCGCTGGGGGGTCGCCGCCAACCGGCGTCCGGTCCACGAGGTCTCGTCGCGCAACCGGTGGGGCGCGTCGTTCGGGGCCCGGGTGCCCGAGCCCCTGTGGCCGCCGGACGCTGACGGTGCCCGCATCGAGCCGGACGGTCCGGCTTCCTGA
- a CDS encoding serine/threonine-protein phosphatase, which yields MHEPIKRAGSHHTHGRTALRGRKRSRSWRAWRAWRLSEVGTPVALVLIITTIGFLAPSDVHLASLLIAAPALMAAISTARATTGVAALSLAAAVTCDVHDGLLRSPVLPTHVAALLVVSVFLIAFCNTRDRNRREASQLRAISEAAQQVVLRPLPRRIEGLRVASVYRAAETMAEVGGDLYAAARTPYGTRLLIGDVKGKGLQALDDTAALLGAFREAVHQHPTLPGLAAALEGSVRRHVAEASEADADAPERFITALLVEFPAGGGLVRTVSCGHPLPLLLRDGRITALAGPAPAPPLGLAGLDPAAYRVDRFPLAPGDLLLLYTDGLAEARDRSGAFYSVADLGIPRDTALRDPESLLQEVLADLLRHTDGRLNDDVALVAVQCPPAG from the coding sequence GTGCACGAGCCCATCAAGCGTGCGGGGAGCCATCACACCCATGGCCGTACGGCGCTCCGCGGGCGGAAGCGGTCCAGGTCCTGGCGGGCGTGGCGGGCATGGCGGCTGTCCGAGGTCGGCACCCCCGTCGCACTCGTGCTGATCATCACGACGATCGGTTTCCTCGCGCCCTCCGACGTGCACCTGGCTTCCCTGCTCATCGCCGCGCCCGCCCTGATGGCGGCGATCTCGACGGCGCGCGCCACCACCGGGGTGGCCGCGCTGTCACTGGCGGCCGCGGTGACCTGCGACGTCCACGACGGCCTGCTCCGCTCCCCCGTCCTGCCGACGCATGTCGCCGCCCTGCTGGTGGTCTCCGTCTTCCTCATCGCGTTCTGCAACACCCGCGACCGCAACCGCCGGGAGGCGAGCCAGCTGCGGGCGATCTCCGAGGCGGCGCAGCAGGTCGTCCTGCGGCCCCTCCCCCGGCGGATCGAGGGCCTGCGGGTCGCCTCGGTGTACCGGGCGGCCGAGACGATGGCCGAGGTCGGAGGCGACCTGTACGCCGCGGCTCGGACGCCGTACGGCACCCGGCTCCTCATCGGCGACGTCAAGGGCAAGGGCCTGCAGGCGCTCGACGACACGGCGGCACTGCTCGGCGCCTTCCGCGAGGCGGTGCACCAGCACCCCACCCTGCCCGGCCTGGCCGCGGCGCTGGAGGGCAGCGTGCGCCGGCACGTGGCCGAGGCGTCCGAGGCCGACGCCGACGCGCCGGAGCGGTTCATCACCGCACTGCTGGTGGAGTTCCCGGCCGGCGGGGGCCTCGTGCGCACGGTCAGCTGCGGGCACCCGTTGCCGCTGCTGCTGCGCGACGGCCGCATCACCGCCCTCGCGGGCCCGGCGCCCGCGCCGCCGCTCGGCCTGGCCGGCCTCGACCCCGCCGCGTACCGCGTGGACCGCTTCCCGCTCGCCCCGGGCGACCTGCTCCTGCTCTACACCGACGGCCTCGCCGAGGCCCGGGACCGCTCGGGCGCCTTCTACTCCGTGGCCGACCTCGGGATCCCCCGGGACACGGCCTTGCGCGACCCGGAATCCCTGCTCCAGGAAGTCCTGGCGGACCTGCTCCGCCACACGGATGGGCGGCTCAATGACGACGTGGCGCTGGTGGCCGTGCAGTGCCCGCCCGCGGGCTGA
- a CDS encoding DUF4863 family protein, which translates to MDHQRELVERSIPFLDAVRNRTAGKELEGWLNDTHGPHSGLYGHLSRLIKLGVEEGWAANAEVDGPNYRRSLIAPPSAETQYFSITAVYMNSQAPYRGQYHAHPYGEINLVAPVDRDAQLAGPSGWQGPGWTAPAPGSHHYPEVRGGALIALFYLPAGRISYDITAPRGH; encoded by the coding sequence ATGGATCACCAACGCGAGCTCGTCGAGCGCAGCATCCCGTTCCTGGACGCGGTCAGGAACCGCACCGCGGGCAAGGAACTCGAGGGCTGGCTGAACGACACCCACGGTCCGCACAGCGGGCTGTACGGACACCTCTCGCGCCTGATCAAGCTCGGCGTCGAGGAGGGCTGGGCCGCGAACGCCGAGGTCGACGGCCCGAACTACCGGCGCAGCCTCATCGCACCGCCCTCGGCTGAGACGCAGTACTTCAGCATCACCGCGGTGTACATGAACAGCCAGGCCCCCTACCGGGGCCAGTACCACGCCCACCCCTACGGCGAGATCAACCTCGTGGCGCCCGTCGACCGGGACGCGCAGCTCGCCGGTCCCAGCGGCTGGCAGGGGCCGGGCTGGACCGCCCCCGCCCCCGGCAGCCACCACTACCCCGAGGTCCGCGGCGGCGCCCTCATCGCGCTGTTCTACCTGCCCGCCGGGCGCATCTCGTACGACATCACCGCGCCGCGCGGGCACTAG
- a CDS encoding acyl-CoA thioesterase II: MQQNVPDPAETATSFTELLTLERLEENLYRGFCHAGMPPRAFGGQVAAQSLIAAGSTLPAPDLLVHSLHGYFIRAGRTDRPIVYEVDRTRDGRSFATRRVVAIQDGEAIFSLSASFHRPEDSDEHQADAPVAPGPEGLPELWELRRARRGVSVFEAVLESRCVGDPDKGLPSIGQGPRQQLWVRTRDALSGGPLLHACALTYFSDIRLLATAGLPYADHPGVRQAASLDHAVWFHRPFRADEWLLFAMESPTYASSRGLARGQFFTRDGRLVASVVQEGLYRRRPPR, from the coding sequence ATGCAGCAGAACGTCCCGGACCCCGCCGAGACGGCCACCTCGTTCACGGAACTGCTGACCCTGGAGCGGCTGGAGGAGAACCTCTACCGCGGCTTCTGCCACGCCGGGATGCCGCCCCGGGCCTTCGGCGGCCAGGTCGCGGCGCAGTCGCTGATCGCGGCGGGCTCGACCCTGCCCGCCCCTGACCTGCTCGTCCACTCCCTGCACGGTTACTTCATCCGCGCGGGCCGCACCGACCGGCCCATCGTCTACGAGGTCGACCGGACCCGGGACGGACGCTCCTTCGCCACCCGGCGGGTGGTCGCGATCCAGGACGGCGAGGCCATCTTCAGCCTCTCCGCCTCCTTCCACCGCCCGGAGGACAGCGACGAGCACCAGGCGGACGCGCCCGTGGCGCCCGGGCCCGAGGGACTGCCCGAACTGTGGGAGCTCCGGCGTGCGCGCCGGGGGGTGTCCGTCTTCGAGGCCGTCCTGGAGTCCCGCTGCGTGGGCGACCCCGACAAGGGACTGCCCAGCATCGGGCAGGGACCGCGCCAGCAGTTGTGGGTCCGCACCCGCGACGCCCTGTCAGGAGGGCCGTTGCTGCACGCCTGCGCCCTGACCTACTTCTCCGACATCCGGCTGCTCGCGACGGCCGGCCTGCCCTACGCCGACCACCCCGGCGTGCGGCAGGCCGCGTCGCTCGACCACGCCGTGTGGTTCCACCGGCCGTTCCGCGCCGACGAGTGGCTGCTGTTCGCCATGGAGAGCCCGACGTACGCGTCGTCCCGGGGCCTGGCCCGGGGTCAGTTCTTCACCCGGGACGGCCGCCTGGTCGCCTCCGTCGTGCAGGAGGGGCTGTACCGGCGGCGCCCGCCCCGCTGA